GTTTTTTTGAAGGGACATACTGAGCCAGAAGCTCTGGCGTAGCATTATTTAAAAGGCTAACATCGCCACTATGGTCGGCTTCATCAACCAAAACATCGATACGCATGGACCCTACAATGATTTCCTGATTTGCACACATTGCAAAAACATCTCCCGCAGTAAGCATAAAAGAGTAATCCTGCCAGAATTGCTAACTTTAAAAAGCTGCTCTACGCCATAGCAAAACCAATCTGCTAATAACTTACAATTTTATCCGCACCTTGTACTAATGCATAAAGTTCTTTCATATTGGAGCGCTTAACATATTCATCTTCATCCACACCGTGGATGTCCATGCATTTACCTCAGGCACGCAAAACACCCTCACTAAGCGCAAACACCTTTGCCTGTTCTTTGATGGAAAATATTTCAGAATCACCATTGTACAAAGCGACACTTGGGCCGTTCAAAAAAATAGTCACATCTTCACCTTCATTCAGTAGTGCATTGCCAAAACGCACCGCATTCCATTTTATTTCGGGTGAGTCACTATTAAGTACCAGAAGAATATTCATATTCGTCTCCTTCATTAATGAGTCCAGTCAATCAAAGGGGTATCTTCTATCTTTTTTATGATAACATTACGCATGGCTTCAAAATGAGGGCAAGGCATACCAATGGGGTTACCTTTCTTGATACAGGAAGCCAACACAATGGCTTCCGCGCCTCTATCTTTCAGCATCTTTGCCCGCGCCACAGCCCTTTTGCCAGGGCATCCTCCACAGCTGACGAACCCAATAACTTCACAGGCTCCAAGTTCTTCGAAGGCAAGTTTACCTTCTGTGGCGCATTTGAAATCTGTTGTACCAGGGCACAAATCTTCAGTTTGTTGACACCGGATGATTCCCACTTTTTTCATAGCACTCTCCGTAACGTAAGGTTGTTAATAGGCATTTTTAAGTTACAGCCCACAAAGGCTTTAGTAAAGAAGAATAGCTAGAACACAGGCTGATGCATGAATTCAAGGGCTGCTTTTTACTACATCATACATGCTTAGTAGTATAACTTGCATATGTTAATATTCGTGTGCGTGTTAACGACTCCAACCCTGCTGACGCTCTTGTATCTTTTTCCAGAAAATTTTGTTGTTTTCCATACACACGTTCTTGCCCCACTTGGCCTGCCCGTATAGCCGCGCAATCTCTGCCGTTTCCGCATTGCCAACAGAGAAAAGTACTTTTTGCCCTGTGTCGCGCACAATGCCGCCGTTAGCAAATGTAAAAATAACAATACCCTTGTTGTCTACTTGCCAAGTGTAGTCTTTGGATGACTGGGCAGGTCTTTTTCCAATAAGTTTTTCCATCCGCAGAACAGCTAGCAAGGATTTTTTGCCATTACTACTTATATCTGTGCGTTCTAGAAGCTCGCGTTCCTTGGTGACGTACAACGCGGTTCCAACGGCATTGAAAGAATTGCGGGCAAACGATGAAGCGGGTACTTCAGCTTCCACCACAGCTTCGCGGGAACGAAGGATAGCCAGAGCGACCTCATTTCCCTGTTCCGATTCATGGCGCAG
The DNA window shown above is from uncultured delta proteobacterium and carries:
- a CDS encoding CGGC domain protein gives rise to the protein MKKVGIIRCQQTEDLCPGTTDFKCATEGKLAFEELGACEVIGFVSCGGCPGKRAVARAKMLKDRGAEAIVLASCIKKGNPIGMPCPHFEAMRNVIIKKIEDTPLIDWTH
- a CDS encoding conserved hypothetical protein (Evidence 4 : Homologs of previously reported genes of unknown function), with the protein product MDIHGVDEDEYVKRSNMKELYALVQGADKIVSY
- a CDS encoding conserved hypothetical protein (Evidence 4 : Homologs of previously reported genes of unknown function) is translated as MKETNMNILLVLNSDSPEIKWNAVRFGNALLNEGEDVTIFLNGPSVALYNGDSEIFSIKEQAKVFALSEGVLRA